A portion of the Etheostoma cragini isolate CJK2018 chromosome 13, CSU_Ecrag_1.0, whole genome shotgun sequence genome contains these proteins:
- the ckma gene encoding creatine kinase, muscle a → MPFGNTHNNFKLNYKVEEEYPDLSKHNNHMAKVLTKELYGKLRDKQTPNGFTLDDVIQTGVDNPGHPFIMTVGCVAGDEESYEIFKDLLDPIISDRHNGYKPTDKHKTDLNFENLKGGDDLDPAYVLSSRVRTGRSIKGFTLPPHSSRGERRGIEKLSVEALTSLDGEFKGKYYPLKAMTDAEQEQLIADHFLFDKPVSPLLTCAGMARDWPDGRGIWHNDNKTFLVWVNEEDHLRVISMQQGGNMREVFRRFCVGLQKIEEIFKKHNHGFMWNEHLGYILTCPSNLGTGLRGGVHVKLPKLSTHPKFDEILTRLRLQKRGTGGVDTASVGGVFDISNADRLGSSEVAQVQLVVDGVKLMVEMEKKLEKGEAIDSMIPAQK, encoded by the exons ATGCCTTTCGGTAACACCCACAACAACTTCAAACTCAACTACAAAGTTGAGGAGGAGTACCCCGATCTGTCCAAGCACAACAACCATATGGCCAAGGTCCTGACCAAGGAGCTGTATGGCAAGTTGAGGGACAAGCAGACACCCAATGGCTTCACCCTGGATGATGTCATCCAGACTGGAGTTGACAACCCCG GTCACCCCTTCATTATGACTGTTGGTTGCGTTGCTGGTGATGAGGAGTCCTATGAGATCTTCAAGGATCTGCTTGACCCCATCATCTCTGACCGTCATAATGGATACAAGCCCACCGACAAGCACAAGACCGACCTGAACTTCGAGAACCTGAAG GGTGGTGACGACCTGGACCCCGCCTACGTCCTGTCCAGCCGTGTCCGTACTGGCCGCAGCATCAAGGGATTCACCCTGCCCCCACACAGCAGCCGTGGGGAGCGCAGAGGCATTGAGAAGCTGTCCGTTGAGG CTCTGACCAGCCTGGATGGTGAGTTCAAGGGAAAGTACTACCCCCTGAAGGCCATGACTGATGCTGAGCAGGAGCAGCTGATTGCtgatcacttcctgtttgacaaGCCTGTCTCTCCCCTGCTGACCTGCGCTGGCATGGCCCGCGACTGGCCCGACGGCAGAGGCATCTG GCACAACGACAACAAGACCTTCCTGGTCTGGGTGAACGAGGAGGACCACCTGCGTGTCATCTCCATGCAGCAGGGTGGCAACATGAGGGAGGTCTTCAGGCGTTTCTGCGTTGGCCTGCAGAAG ATTGAGGAGATCTTCAAGAAGCACAACCACGGCTTCATGTGGAACGAGCATCTGGGCTACATCCTGACCTGCCCCTCCAACCTGGGCACCGGCCTGCGTGGTGGCGTCCACGTCAAGCTGCCCAAGCTGAGCACACACCCCAAGTTCGACGAGATCCTCACGAGGCTGCGTCTGCAGAAGCGTGGCACAG GTGGCGTGGACACCGCCTCCGTGGGTGGCGTGTTCGACATCTCCAACGCCGACCGTCTGGGCTCCTCCGAGGTGGCCCAGGTCCAGCTGGTGGTTGATGGTGTCAAGCTGATGGTGGAGATGGAGAAGAAGCTGGAGAAGGGAGAGGCCATCGACAGCATGATCCCCGCACAGAAGTAA